The genomic window TTTTTTATGGAATTTAAATGTTCTTTTTAGCGGGAAAGATGTAGAATACCACTCGGTAATAACTGATGGATTTATGTATTGCCTTATAAAGTTAAAACTTCCGCTGTTATGAATCGAATAGATATTATTCCCTGCATTCAGGGCAGCTGAGAGGAAAGGTCTGTCATTTCCCTTACATTGGGCGCCAAACGGGGGATTCATAACAACAGTGTTCGCTTTTCCATTTACCTTTTCTATAGGGTAATTAACAAATTCAACTTCAACACCCATCAACAAGGCATTTTCTCTTGCAACATTTATTGCTTGCGGGTCACTATCATATCCGATGACCTCATGTGCTCCCAGCAGTGCGGCACCGATTGCAAGTATCCCGGTGCCACATCCCATATCAAAAACCTTTCCTTCAAGATCTCCCTTCATGTATGCAAAATGTAATAATTCAGCAGCAAGAGGTGCGGGTGTGGCATATTGTTCCAGTGCAGGATCGGGATCATCAAATCCCCTGACCTTTTGCAGTAGCATCTCGAGTTTTCGCTGTTTCATCTATCATTCCCTTATCTCATCAAAAACCAGTTCTTCCCATTCACGTATTCCCAGTACGATCTCAAATTCAGGAGGAGTTAACATGGGAGCCGGGAATCTTCCTGCCTCGTCGATTGCAATCCTGGGGCATGCAGTATTTACGTATGCATCCGCCTGGAATTGCAAGAGCTGGTCGGGTGTTATGAGATCCATTGTTACAATGTATGCCTCTTTTCCATTTTCCCTGGCAATGTCCCTTATATCCCTGGCAAGTTGCATTCTTTCCTGACCGGGTTTTGTGGACACCAGTATGCAGAACCTCTTTTTTTCCATGGTTTTTGCAATTGCTGCATATCGCTGTTTCATGATTTGCCTGAGGTCGATGTACTCGATGGATGAAGAAAATGGATTTGCACAAAGTACAGGTTTGCCTGTTGAAAGGGCTATGCCCAGCGGATGAAACTTCCCGCCGCCAATATACAGGTATTCTTCACAGGTTATGTCATATGCAGCTGAAAAATTGCACCCAAGTACCTGGCCTGGATGTACTATCCTTCCATCTCCTTTTCCAATAATGGTTTCGAATCCGTTTTCTTCAAGGATTTTCCTGACTTCTTCCAGTTTATGCACGTGCTGTACAGTCGTAAGGAGGCCAATCCTTTTTCCTTTAAGTTTGTCTGCAGCCTGAAAAACCACATCACTTATATCGAGATGTGAGGGTGCCTCAATATAAACTACATTTTCAGAGGGCTCGAGTCTGGAATGGCCGAAGTGGAATACAAGATCAGTATCCTTGATAAGCTGCATATCAAGATCGCATGCCCCATAACAGGGATTGCCTGAGATGAGGGTTTCTGCATCGGTATTATCCTCTATATATCCTGCAATCTCCATTGCCTGACGCTTGAAGCCTTCGGGTAGCTGGAGGCCGACCTTTGTGGCTTTTTCCTGAATAATCATATTAATAATGGATTCCAGGTCAATATCAAAATTCTCAATTAGTTTCACCGGTGTCCTCCAGTATTGAAACTCCGTCCTCACTCACAGCTATATCCACAAGTGTTTTGACCCTTATTCCTTCCCCTGCAAGTTGCTGTACACCATCTCCCCTGCCTACAATAACTATTATATCGCTTATAGTAACGCCTTTTTTTTCCAGGGCCTTTACCAGAAAGCGCAGGGTTCCTCCTGTGCTGATCACATCATCAACAAGCAGTATCCGGTCTTTCTTTTCAACACCATTTATGTAGAGTTCGCCTTTAGAATATCCTGTGCTCTGGGATATCTTAATTTCATCGGGCAATTGGTATTGTCTTTTGCGCACGATAGAAAATGGGATGCCGGTTTTCAGGGAGATTGCTGTTGCAAGGGGAATTCCCATCGCTTCAATAGACAGGATCCGGTCGACGTTCATATCGCAGTACTCTATGATGTAGTCACTGATCTCATCAAGCAGTTTGGGATCTATTGCAGGTACACCATCTGTAATCGGA from Methanohalophilus halophilus includes these protein-coding regions:
- the dph2 gene encoding diphthamide biosynthesis enzyme Dph2, whose protein sequence is MKLIENFDIDLESIINMIIQEKATKVGLQLPEGFKRQAMEIAGYIEDNTDAETLISGNPCYGACDLDMQLIKDTDLVFHFGHSRLEPSENVVYIEAPSHLDISDVVFQAADKLKGKRIGLLTTVQHVHKLEEVRKILEENGFETIIGKGDGRIVHPGQVLGCNFSAAYDITCEEYLYIGGGKFHPLGIALSTGKPVLCANPFSSSIEYIDLRQIMKQRYAAIAKTMEKKRFCILVSTKPGQERMQLARDIRDIARENGKEAYIVTMDLITPDQLLQFQADAYVNTACPRIAIDEAGRFPAPMLTPPEFEIVLGIREWEELVFDEIRE
- the hpt gene encoding hypoxanthine/guanine phosphoribosyltransferase, which translates into the protein MLEILKKSLKKAPIVKRGKYPYFIHPITDGVPAIDPKLLDEISDYIIEYCDMNVDRILSIEAMGIPLATAISLKTGIPFSIVRKRQYQLPDEIKISQSTGYSKGELYINGVEKKDRILLVDDVISTGGTLRFLVKALEKKGVTISDIIVIVGRGDGVQQLAGEGIRVKTLVDIAVSEDGVSILEDTGETN
- a CDS encoding METTL5 family protein; this translates as MKQRKLEMLLQKVRGFDDPDPALEQYATPAPLAAELLHFAYMKGDLEGKVFDMGCGTGILAIGAALLGAHEVIGYDSDPQAINVARENALLMGVEVEFVNYPIEKVNGKANTVVMNPPFGAQCKGNDRPFLSAALNAGNNIYSIHNSGSFNFIRQYINPSVITEWYSTSFPLKRTFKFHKKDVERIEVEIYRINSLSHHNY